One Cryptococcus tetragattii IND107 chromosome 10, whole genome shotgun sequence DNA segment encodes these proteins:
- a CDS encoding eukaryotic translation initiation factor 3 subunit B: MSVTDLDYFSKDEQREIEAELDTGFKVIEEKYAVAAQKGFETMLVVDNIPVVDDSKKQRLLERLRQTFAKVGAPIEVESIDMPWNAANGTNKGFIFLTYPDVKEAENAIHALDGVSFGKNVLHVNRFGDIQRFASMPIGESDLPSGWKEKEYIEKDYLRNWLGDLAGRDQYVTFWDAEVTVWWNGRNGTAEALKGSDGKPLKNNKWGELYLQWSTMGTYLASLHRVGVALWSGPKLDGPIGVNVLRFTHPNVRLIQFSPCENYLVTWSEDPLPNYENHPNAALRDTFGPEDEGNQYVVWDIKTTRVLRTFPGDKSAFGADDSQSRLSWPAFKWSADDSYIAKCNVGAGISVYELPTMGLLDKKSIKIEGVQDFEWCPMSQKDLIARQEGKGKECVLAFWTPEAQNQPARVNIMAVPSRTILRSKNLFNVSECKFYWQSQGDFLCVKVDRHARKAKSKKATSCNLEIFRMREKDYPVEVLEFKDYVPQFAWEPSGTRFAIVLQTETNISSVSGVSTKYSIDFYQLDSKKGDFIAIKHLDSKMANTLVWSPKGRHIALATIGSSSKYDIEFWDLDFTIDERREAAELGANVTMLGTGEHYGITEIAWDPSGRYIATSASTWRQSPEPGFSIWDFKGQQLLHESRDRFKQFLWRPRPPTLLSKEQIKKVRKELREYSRQFDEEDAAEENRGSAEKLAQRRREIGEWNAWRTRNNDRLVVEREKRGKSKAKIDVQGQEARVEEWVEELIDETEELSR, encoded by the exons ATGTCCGTCACCGACTTAGACTACTTTTCAAAAGATGAGCAGCGTGAGATTGAAGCTGAGCTCGACACTGGCTTCAAGGTCATTGAGGAAAA GTATGCTGTGGCCGCCCAGAAGGGCTTTGAGACGATGTTGGTCGTTGACAACATCCCTGTCGTCGACGATAGTAAGAAGCAGAGACTGTTGGAGCGATTGAGGCAGACGTTCGCCAAAGTGGGCGCGCCCATTGAGGTTGAAAGTATCGACATGCCTTGGAACGCAGCAAATGGCACTAATAAAGG TTTCATTTTCCTGACATACCCCGATGTGAAGGAAGCGGAAAATGCCATCCACGCCCTCGACGGTGTGTCCTTTGGTAAAAACGTGCTGCATGTCAATCGATTTGGAGACATACAACGTTTCGCCAGTATGCCTATCGGTGAGAGCGATCTGCCATCGggctggaaagagaaggagtatATCGAGAAG GATTACTTGCGAAACTGGCTTGGGGATCTTGCTGGGAGAGACCAGTATGTAACCTTCTGGGATGCAGAGGTTACTGTGTGGTGGAACGGACGCAATGGAACCGCCGAGGCTCTAAAGGGGTCAGACGGTAAACCTCTGAAGAACAAT AAATGGGGTGAGTTGTATCTACAATGGTCTACCATGGGAACCTACTTGGCTTCACTTCATCGTGTGGGCGTTGCTCTTTGGTCCGGTCCCAAACTCGATGGACCCATTGGCGTCAATGTGCTCAGATTCACTCACCCCAATGTCCGGCTTATCCAGTTTTCCCCCTGCGAGAATTACCTCGTTACCTGGTCAGAAGATCCTCTTCCGAACTATGAGAATCATCCCAATGCAGCGCTACGCGACACCTTTGGTCctgaagacgaaggaaaTCAGTATGTCGTTTGGGACATCAAGACGACGCGTGTTCTTCGGACATTTCCAGGTGATAAATCCGCATTTGGTGCGGATGACAGTCAATCCCGCTTATCGTGGCCAGCCTTCAAGTGGTCTGCGGATGACTCTTATATCGCGAAGTGCAATGTCGGCGCGGGGATTTCAGTGTATGAGTTGCCTACTATGGGATTGTTAGATAAAAAGAGTATAAAAATTGAGGGGGTACAAGACTTTGAGTGGTGTCCTATGAGCCAGAAGGATTTGATAGcgaggcaagaaggaaaggggaaggagtgTGTTCTGGCCTTCTGGACCCCTGAAGCTCAGAATCAGCCGGCTAGAGTGAACATAATGGCTGTTCCAAGCCGGACGATCTTGAGATCAAAGAATCTGTTTAATGTCTCTGAA TGTAAATTTTACTGGCAGAGTCAAGGTGACTTTCTTTGTGTAAAGGTTGACCGCCATGCTCGAAAGGCCAAATCCAAAAAGGCTACTTCGTGCAACTTGGAAATTTTCCGCATGCGTGAGAAAGATTACCCTGTGGAGGTCCTTGAATTTAAAG ACTACGTTCCACAATTTGCGTGGGAGCCTTCGGGCACTCGTTTTGCCATCGTCCTCCAAACGGAAACAAACATTTCATCGGTCTCCGGGGTGTCGACCAAATACAGTATCGACTTCTATCAGCTTGATTCCAAGAAGGGTGATTTCATTGCAATTAAGCATCTTGACAGCAAGATGGCCAATACTCTTGTTTGGTCGCCCAAGGGTCGCCATATCGCATTGGCCACCATAGGATCGTCCAGCAAATATGATATCGAATTCTGGGATCTTGATTTCACCATCGACGAAAGGCGAGAGGCTGCTGAGCTTGGAGCCAACGTCACTATGTTGGGCACTGGGGAGCATTACGGTATCACAGAGATTGCTTGGGATCCTAGTGGACGATACATTGCGACTTCTGCATCTACATGGCGACAGTCT CCTGAGCCTGGCTTTTCTATTTGGGATTTCAAGGGCCAACAGCTCCTACACGAATCACGGGATCGCTTCAAGCAGTTCCTTTGGCGGCCTCGTCCTCCAACGCTGCTTAGTAAGGAACAGATTAAGAAGGTTAGAAAGGAACTTCGAGAATATTCGCGCCAGTtcgacgaagaagatgctgcGGAGGAGAACCGAGGGAGTGCGGAAAAGCTCGCCCAACGTCGCAGAGAGATTGGGGAGTGGAATGCTTGGAGGACTAGGAACAATGACAGGCTGGTTGTTGAGCGCGAGAAAAGGGGCAAGTCAAAAGCCAAGATTGATGTTCAAGGCCAGGAGGCACGGGTTGAAGAGTGGGTCGAAGAGCTTATCGATGAGACTGAGGAATTGTCGAGGTAA